AAAATGAATCAGAATTTTTTTCTAAATGTAATTTCTCAATAGAATTTGCTCAAGAGACAGATGAAGCATTTGGATTTGTAGATGGTACAAAACCAAATTATAGGATTGGGATACATGTATTATTTTATAGATTTACAGAAGCGGATAAAAGATTTATCACCATGACAATGGTACATGAATTACTTCATATCATTCATGCAGATTGGAATGAAAATCAAGTAAGATATGAAGAATATCGTCTAGCAAATTTAGCAGGCTATTTTGATATATTACAGAAACGTGATATGGCATATCTAAAACGTGTTAGAAATCTTAGAGATTTGAGCAAAGCGTAAAATGAAAATATCATCTAATGAATATAGTGAAATGTTAAGATCAAAAATTCATTGATTATTACTTTCTTTCTTTAATTCTAGCTCTACCAGTTTTTCTTGCAGCAATGCTACCTACTTTAGCTCCAGGTGGAGCGTTACGAGAAACAGTAGAACTTTGTCCAACGTGTTGGTGTCTTCCACCACCGTGTGGGTGAACATAAGCTGCTTGTGCTACACCTCTTACTATAGGGAATTTCTTTCCCTTTGCTCTAAAACTACGCCATTTGTTACCTGCACTCATAAAGAATCGTTCACCAGCTCCACCACCTGCCAAAGTTCCAATCATTGCCCTGTTCTTTGGATTAAGTGTAGTGAATTTTCCAGATGGAAGTTTTATTGTAACTCCCTCTTCACCGTGAGAGAAAATAGTTGCATTTGTTCCTGCTGACTTTACTATAGCACCGCCATCACCAAAATGTTTTTCGACATTACAAACAATAGTTCCATCAGGGATGTTTTGAACGCTGATTACGTTTCCTTTTTCGATTTTTGATTTTAATCCAAATTGAAAAGTTTCACCCACTTTAGTACCAAGAACTGCAGGCATAAACGAGACTGAGCCATCTTCAAATCGTATTTTAGCTAGTGGTGCTTCTCTACCACGCTCATGTACTAGATCAATTACTAACCCTTCATGTTGCTCAGATAACGAAAATCGAGGATATTTTGCTTTACTGCCTACTTTACCAGTAGAAGTAGATCTAAATTGAAATCCTCCACGGCCACGTCTTCTTACTAATGGTCTCTTACCCAAGTAGATCGATTCCTATTCATTAAGGATTTTAAGCTTGTGATTTTACCCGTGTATTTTGCTGAAATTACCACAAAGATATAAAAATTAGACAACAGAGTTTGTAATATGAGCCAGAATGCACTTTCTCTTAAAGTTCTAGAAGCATATACACGAGATGTAGGCCGTGGTGTTGCAAGAATTGATTATGATTCTATGGATACACTAAACGCATCTACTGGTGATGTTATTGAGATTAAGGGCAAGAGAAGAACCGTTGCAAAATGTCTTCCACTTTACCCATCAGATGAAGGAAAAGGAATTATCAGAATTGATGGATTGGGTCGTAATAATTCAGGAATTGCCATAGGCGATACCATTACTGTAAGAAAAATCAAAGCAGTCGCTGCTGAAAAAGTAGTGGTTGCACCACTTGAAGCAATACCTCCAATTGATGAGCGTTACCTTGCTGATGCTCTAGAAAGTGTTCCTTTGATTAAGGGAGATAATGTGATGGTACCATATTTTGGAGGACGTTTAACATTTCAAGTGATTGGAGTAACACCAGCTGCAGATGCAGTTTTGGTTACTCAGAAAACTGTTTTCCATATTGCAGAAAAGGGTGAAACATTACGAGGGGTTCCTCAAGTAACGTATGAGGACATTGGAGGTTTAACTGATGAAATAAAGAAAGTAAGAGAGATGATAGAATTGCCATTAAGACATCCAGAAATTTTTGAGAAATTAGGAATTGAAGCCCCAAAAGGCGTGTTATTATACGGTCCTCCTGGAACAGGAAAAACTCTACTTGCAAAAGCAGTTGCAAATGAAAGTCAAGCTCATTTTATTAGTATTTCCGGTCCAGAAATTATGAGCAAGTTTTACGGAGAAAGCGAAGCTAGACTAAGAGAGATTTTCAAAGAAGCCAGAGAAAAAGCACCATCAATAATATTTGTAGATGAAATTGATTCTATTGCACCTAAAAGAGAAGAGGTAACTGGCGAAGTAGAAAGAAGAGTAGTATCACAAATGTTATCATTAATGGATGGGTTGGAAGCTCGAGGAAAGGTTATCGTAATTGCAGCTACAAACAGACCAAACGCAATAGATCCAGCACTTAGAAGACCAGGTAGATTCGATAGAGAAATTGAGATTAAAGTTCCAGATAAAAAAGGAAGAAAAGACATTCTTGCTATCCATAGTAGAAACATGCCATTATCAGATGATGTCAATGTAGAGAAAATATCCAGTGTCAGTCACGGATATGTTGGAGCAGATTTAGAATATCTTTGTAAAGAAGCAGCAATGAAATGCTTGAGAAGATTATTACCTGAGCTTAACATGGAAGAAGAAAAACTTCCTCCAGAGACTTTGGATAAATTGATTGTAAATAATGAAGATTTCCAGAAAGCATTGATTGAAGTCACTCCATCTGGAATGAGGGAAGTCTTCATAGAAAATCCGGATGTAAGATGGGGAGAAATTGGAGGATTGACTACTGTGAAAAATGAACTTAGAGAGGCTGTTGAATGGCCTATGAAATATCCTGGACTGTATGAGAGATTAGGTCATAAAATGCCAAGAGGTATTTTACTTCATGGTCCAAGTGGAACTGGAAAAACTATGATAGCTAAAGCAGTTGCTACTGAAAGTGAAGCAAACTTTGTTTCAGTTAGAGGTCCTGAGTTATTATCAAAATGGGTTGGAGAATCTGAACGTGGCATAAGAGAAATTTTTAGACGAGCTAGACAGGCTTCACCATGTGTTGTATTCTTTGATGAAATTGATTCAATTGCACCAATTAGAGGAGCAGGAGGTGAAACAGCTGTTACTGAAAGAGTAGTAAGTCAATTACTTACAGAATTAGACGGTATGGAAAATATGCATGGTGTAGTTGTTTTAGCAGCTACTAACAGACCCGACATGATCGATCCAGCATTATTAAGACCAGGTAGATTTGATAGAATTATTCAAGTGCCAATACCAGATATTGTTGGACGTAAATCGATTATGGATGTCAATGTTCGAGATTACAGTATTCCTTACAAATGTACAAAATGTGGAGAAGAGTATCCATATGACAGAATTAGTGATTTGTTACCAATAGAAACCCAAAGAAAATTATTTGGTTCTGCTTCACCAAAAGCACTTCTTGCTCCAGGGATGACTAATAAACAAATTTTAGAGGAGTTGAAGGTTCCAGAAAATACAGATCCTAATTTAGAACAATTTGTGAAAAATAATGTAATTTTAGGATTAGATCCTATTACTTCAGATATGGAAAATATTAGTGAACAGTTTAAAAAATT
The sequence above is drawn from the Nitrosarchaeum sp. genome and encodes:
- a CDS encoding 50S ribosomal protein L2, with translation MGKRPLVRRRGRGGFQFRSTSTGKVGSKAKYPRFSLSEQHEGLVIDLVHERGREAPLAKIRFEDGSVSFMPAVLGTKVGETFQFGLKSKIEKGNVISVQNIPDGTIVCNVEKHFGDGGAIVKSAGTNATIFSHGEEGVTIKLPSGKFTTLNPKNRAMIGTLAGGGAGERFFMSAGNKWRSFRAKGKKFPIVRGVAQAAYVHPHGGGRHQHVGQSSTVSRNAPPGAKVGSIAARKTGRARIKERK